A window of Streptomyces armeniacus contains these coding sequences:
- a CDS encoding MFS transporter codes for MPAGTSRPGRAPGRLRRTVRATRRPPAALARRIRKTTHAHGAGESGLGKLIELHAVNSAGDMLVTVALASTVFFSVPTGEARGRVALYLLVTMAPFALLAPVVGPLLDRIPHGRRAAMAGAMLARALLALTMAGAVATGGLELYPAALGVLVSSKAYGVVRSAVVPRLLPPRISLVKANSRVTLSGLLATGLAAPIGAGLHKLGPSWPLYGACAVFVVGTFLSFSLDHKVDSAKGELKAHLVAEAADSTASGTGAGYGRTGKRRRLGLRTAGSSVRTGLIANSSVRALSGFLTFFLAFLLREHPLSGMTAAFSLGMVAVAAGTGNALGTALGAWLRDRGPEVIITAVLACALAATVTATALYGTVTVAAVAATAGIVQALGKLSLDALIQRDMPEAVRTSAFARSETLMQMSWVVGGAIGISLPLTVPEVGMAVGAGIVALGAVTTVRGLLAGARRRGATRTRVS; via the coding sequence CCGCCGTATCCGCAAGACGACGCACGCGCACGGCGCGGGCGAGTCCGGCCTCGGCAAGCTGATCGAACTGCACGCCGTCAACTCCGCCGGCGACATGCTTGTCACCGTCGCCCTCGCCTCCACCGTCTTCTTCTCCGTGCCGACCGGCGAGGCACGCGGCCGTGTCGCGCTCTACCTGCTGGTGACCATGGCGCCGTTCGCGCTGCTGGCCCCCGTCGTCGGCCCGCTCCTGGACCGCATCCCGCACGGCCGGCGCGCCGCCATGGCCGGGGCGATGCTGGCCCGCGCGCTGCTCGCGCTGACGATGGCGGGCGCGGTGGCGACGGGCGGCCTGGAGCTGTACCCGGCGGCGCTCGGCGTACTGGTCTCCTCCAAGGCATACGGAGTGGTCCGGTCCGCCGTCGTCCCCCGGCTGCTGCCACCCCGTATCTCCCTGGTGAAGGCCAACTCGCGGGTCACCCTGTCCGGACTGCTGGCCACCGGTCTGGCCGCACCGATCGGCGCGGGGCTGCACAAGCTGGGGCCGTCGTGGCCGCTGTACGGGGCGTGCGCGGTCTTCGTCGTCGGCACCTTCCTGTCGTTCTCGCTGGACCACAAGGTGGACTCCGCCAAGGGCGAACTGAAGGCGCACCTCGTGGCGGAGGCGGCCGACAGTACGGCGTCCGGTACGGGAGCCGGGTACGGGCGTACGGGGAAGCGGCGCCGGCTCGGGCTGCGTACGGCTGGCTCGTCGGTGCGGACGGGTCTGATCGCGAACTCCTCCGTACGCGCCCTCTCCGGCTTCCTCACCTTCTTCCTCGCGTTCCTGCTGCGCGAGCATCCGCTGTCCGGGATGACCGCCGCGTTCTCGCTGGGGATGGTGGCGGTCGCCGCCGGTACGGGGAACGCGCTGGGCACCGCCCTCGGCGCGTGGCTGCGGGACCGCGGCCCGGAAGTGATCATCACCGCCGTCCTGGCCTGCGCGCTCGCCGCGACGGTCACGGCGACGGCGCTGTACGGCACCGTCACGGTCGCGGCGGTCGCCGCCACCGCCGGGATCGTTCAGGCCCTGGGCAAACTGTCGCTGGACGCGCTGATCCAGCGCGACATGCCGGAGGCGGTCCGTACGTCGGCCTTCGCGCGGTCTGAGACGCTGATGCAGATGTCGTGGGTCGTGGGCGGCGCGATCGGCATCTCGCTGCCGCTGACCGTGCCGGAGGTGGGCATGGCGGTGGGCGCGGGCATCGTGGCGCTGGGCGCGGTCACGACGGTACGGGGGCTGCTGGCGGGCGCGCGCCGAAGGGGCGCGACGCGCACGCGGGTGTCCTAG
- a CDS encoding DUF2771 domain-containing protein, translating to MTNAIPGSRRGRVLRTATALGTVTLGLLALSACEKPTPLATVTVGGETVTAEAACYEDGKTIGEAEAKKCADAKAEKKITVGHGDKIRIGVEPEMAEEGWMLFVNDQSVLPEPTDKTYYSFPGDAFFQKQGPTGQAEPTKDAEISIVMTKDGNFKGAWHIEAKQEK from the coding sequence ATGACCAATGCGATCCCGGGCTCGCGGCGAGGGCGGGTGCTCCGTACCGCCACCGCCCTCGGCACCGTCACCCTCGGCCTCCTCGCCCTCTCCGCCTGCGAGAAGCCGACACCGCTGGCCACGGTGACCGTCGGCGGCGAAACGGTGACCGCCGAGGCCGCCTGCTACGAGGACGGCAAGACGATCGGCGAGGCCGAGGCGAAGAAGTGCGCCGACGCGAAGGCCGAGAAGAAGATCACCGTCGGGCACGGCGACAAGATCCGTATCGGCGTCGAGCCGGAGATGGCGGAGGAGGGCTGGATGCTCTTCGTGAACGACCAGTCCGTACTGCCGGAGCCGACCGACAAGACGTACTACTCGTTCCCCGGCGACGCGTTCTTCCAGAAGCAGGGCCCCACCGGGCAGGCGGAGCCGACCAAGGACGCGGAGATCAGCATCGTCATGACGAAGGACGGCAACTTCAAGGGCGCCTGGCACATCGAGGCGAAGCAGGAGAAGTGA
- the mqnB gene encoding futalosine hydrolase: MRVLTVTAVAAERDAVTRAVTDIAGRGAGEAKPVRLPGGLTAHRVRCAVATPGGERELVLDAVAAGVGVGAAAAGAATALTAADLAGTPYDLAVSAGIGGGFVRDVRDAHGEYDVRDARAVRDTPASGDPAPRLGGTAVASAVVAADLGAQTTEPGPGGFVPVTELGFGTVEHRPPAALVRAVAGATGGTTGPVLTVSTVTGTAERAAELAARHPGAVAEAMEGFGVAEAAYAHGVPVLELRTVSNAVGPRDRAAWRIPDALRALTTAVGKTVPVLTRWYEEQDGRAGAYGADGPDGDNEQGQAERA, encoded by the coding sequence ATGCGCGTCCTGACCGTCACCGCCGTCGCCGCGGAACGGGACGCGGTGACGCGCGCCGTCACCGACATCGCGGGCCGCGGGGCGGGCGAGGCGAAGCCCGTACGGCTGCCCGGCGGGCTGACCGCGCACCGCGTACGGTGCGCGGTGGCCACCCCGGGCGGGGAACGGGAGCTGGTGCTGGACGCGGTCGCGGCCGGCGTGGGCGTCGGCGCTGCCGCCGCCGGGGCGGCCACCGCGCTGACGGCCGCCGACTTGGCGGGCACCCCGTACGACCTCGCCGTCTCGGCGGGCATCGGCGGCGGCTTCGTACGCGACGTACGGGACGCACACGGCGAATACGACGTACGGGACGCACGCGCCGTACGTGACACCCCCGCGTCCGGCGACCCGGCGCCCCGGCTGGGCGGTACGGCGGTCGCGTCGGCCGTCGTCGCCGCCGACCTGGGCGCGCAGACGACGGAGCCGGGGCCCGGAGGCTTCGTACCGGTGACGGAGCTGGGTTTCGGCACCGTCGAGCACCGGCCGCCCGCGGCACTCGTACGGGCCGTGGCCGGGGCCACCGGCGGTACGACCGGACCCGTGCTCACCGTGTCCACGGTGACGGGCACGGCGGAGCGCGCCGCCGAACTGGCGGCACGGCACCCGGGCGCCGTCGCCGAGGCGATGGAGGGCTTCGGGGTGGCGGAGGCGGCGTACGCGCACGGGGTGCCGGTGCTCGAGCTCCGTACGGTCTCCAACGCCGTCGGCCCCCGCGACCGCGCCGCCTGGCGCATTCCGGACGCGCTGCGGGCGCTCACCACGGCGGTCGGGAAGACGGTCCCGGTGCTCACGCGCTGGTACGAGGAGCAAGACGGCCGTGCCGGCGCATACGGCGCGGACGGCCCGGACGGTGACAACGAGCAAGGACAGGCGGAACGAGCATGA
- a CDS encoding 1,4-dihydroxy-6-naphthoate synthase has translation MIERPLRIAYSPCPNDTFTFDAWAHGRVPGAPPLDVTFADIDVTNGMAERGEFDVLKVSYAVLPWVLEEYALLPCGGALGRGCGPLVLTRPPHAGAESPAPGAPGAGEAQGAGLRGKTVAVPSERSTAYLLFRLWAAAEVPGGVGKIVVLPFHEIMPAVRDGRVDAGLVIHEARFTYQDFGLHCLADMGEHWESTTGLPIPLGAIIAKRALGERTLHALADAARKSVRMAWDDPEASRPYVLEHAQEMDPRVADQHIGLYVNEFTAGLGDDGYAAVRGLLTRAAAEGLVPPLGPDALAFP, from the coding sequence ATGATCGAGCGGCCCCTGCGGATCGCGTACTCCCCGTGCCCCAACGACACGTTCACCTTCGACGCCTGGGCGCACGGCCGCGTGCCGGGGGCGCCGCCGCTGGACGTCACGTTCGCGGACATCGACGTCACGAACGGGATGGCGGAGCGGGGCGAGTTCGACGTTCTGAAGGTGTCGTACGCGGTGCTGCCCTGGGTGCTGGAGGAGTACGCGCTGCTGCCGTGCGGAGGCGCGCTCGGGCGCGGCTGCGGGCCGCTGGTGCTGACGCGTCCGCCGCACGCCGGCGCCGAGTCCCCCGCGCCCGGCGCGCCGGGCGCGGGGGAGGCGCAGGGCGCGGGGCTGCGCGGCAAGACGGTCGCGGTACCGAGCGAACGGTCCACCGCCTACCTGCTGTTCCGGCTCTGGGCCGCCGCGGAGGTGCCGGGCGGGGTCGGCAAGATCGTGGTACTGCCGTTCCACGAGATCATGCCCGCCGTACGGGACGGCAGGGTCGACGCCGGACTGGTGATCCACGAGGCCCGCTTCACGTACCAGGACTTCGGTCTGCACTGCCTCGCCGACATGGGCGAGCACTGGGAGTCCACGACGGGGCTGCCCATCCCGCTCGGCGCGATCATCGCCAAGCGCGCGCTCGGCGAACGGACGCTGCACGCGCTGGCGGACGCCGCGCGGAAGTCCGTACGCATGGCGTGGGACGACCCGGAGGCGTCGCGGCCGTACGTACTGGAGCACGCGCAGGAGATGGACCCGCGCGTGGCGGACCAGCACATCGGCCTGTACGTCAACGAGTTCACCGCGGGCCTGGGGGACGACGGGTACGCGGCCGTGCGGGGGTTGCTGACGCGGGCCGCGGCGGAGGGGCTTGTGCCGCCGCTCGGCCCGGACGCGCTCGCTTTCCCCTGA
- a CDS encoding cold-shock protein: protein MPTGKVKWFNTEKGFGFLSRDDGGDVFVHSSVLPDGVDALKPGQRVEFGVVAGQRGDQALSVSLLDPAPSVAAAQRRKPDELASIVQDLTTLLDGVSQSLERGRYPDKAHGRKIAGMLRAVADQLDV, encoded by the coding sequence GTGCCTACCGGCAAGGTCAAATGGTTCAACACCGAGAAGGGCTTCGGCTTTCTCTCCCGCGACGACGGCGGAGACGTCTTCGTGCACTCGTCGGTGCTCCCGGACGGCGTCGATGCGCTGAAGCCGGGCCAGCGCGTGGAGTTCGGAGTCGTCGCGGGACAGCGCGGTGACCAGGCGCTCTCGGTCAGCCTGCTGGACCCCGCGCCGTCCGTAGCCGCAGCACAGCGCCGCAAGCCGGACGAGCTGGCGTCGATCGTCCAGGACCTGACGACGCTGCTTGACGGTGTGTCCCAGTCGCTGGAGCGCGGCCGGTACCCGGACAAGGCACACGGCCGCAAGATCGCGGGCATGCTGCGGGCGGTGGCGGACCAACTGGACGTCTGA
- a CDS encoding HAD family hydrolase — MQGMPSYEMTVGFDLDMTLIDTRPGIKACYEALSAETGTYIDAELAVTRLGPPLEQELAEWFPADRIGELSDRYREMYPSIAIAPCTALPGAREAVQAVRDAGGRAIVVTAKHEPNAKLHLEHLGIAPDAVIGWLWAEAKAEALREYGAAVYVGDHTGDVRGARTAGAVSVAVPTGPCDAAELRAAGADVVLEGGLPDLPAWLDTYGAERGGVRRE, encoded by the coding sequence ATGCAGGGCATGCCTTCGTACGAGATGACGGTCGGCTTCGACCTCGACATGACCCTGATCGACACCCGCCCCGGCATCAAGGCCTGCTACGAGGCGCTGTCCGCGGAGACCGGCACCTACATCGACGCCGAACTGGCTGTCACCCGCCTCGGCCCGCCGCTGGAGCAGGAGCTCGCGGAATGGTTCCCGGCGGACCGTATCGGTGAACTCAGCGACCGCTACCGCGAGATGTACCCCTCGATAGCCATCGCGCCCTGCACCGCGCTGCCGGGCGCGCGCGAGGCCGTACAGGCCGTACGGGACGCGGGCGGCCGCGCCATCGTCGTCACCGCGAAGCACGAGCCGAACGCCAAGCTGCACCTCGAGCACCTCGGCATCGCACCGGACGCGGTGATCGGCTGGCTGTGGGCGGAGGCCAAGGCGGAGGCGCTGCGCGAGTACGGCGCCGCCGTGTACGTCGGGGACCACACCGGCGACGTGCGCGGCGCGCGTACGGCGGGCGCCGTGTCGGTCGCCGTACCGACCGGGCCGTGCGACGCGGCGGAACTGCGCGCGGCGGGCGCGGACGTCGTACTGGAGGGCGGGCTGCCGGACCTCCCCGCCTGGCTGGACACGTACGGGGCGGAGCGGGGTGGTGTCCGGCGGGAGTGA
- a CDS encoding FecCD family ABC transporter permease: MPAASPTTPSDAHRDGRDGSLGGTSLGKGASPGGSGPGKDGSRGGRTSPRRAAVSRRIGWTVAALAVLVLAALLSLALGSRPVAPAQVWDALLHGGHSNDAEVIRTMRAPRTLIGVMVGAALGLAGAVMQGLTRNPIAEPGILGISQGASVGVVLAIAFAGVHTLSGYVWFAFLGAGVAAVAAYAIAARGRGGATPVKLALSGAAINALLASVIAAVLTTRAAALDEFRFWQVGSLSGRDTEVAGQIWPFLLAGVLLVLAVSRGLDALALGEDVAKGLGQNIAVVRIVGGLGATVLTGVGVAAAGPIAFVGLAVPHLARALVGNDHRWLLPMAALLGPVVLLVSDVVGRLIFPPGEVPAGVMTSLIGVPFLIALVRRKSVAA; the protein is encoded by the coding sequence ATGCCAGCCGCCTCTCCGACGACGCCGTCCGACGCCCACCGCGACGGCCGCGACGGCTCCCTTGGCGGCACCTCCCTCGGCAAGGGCGCCTCCCCCGGCGGCAGCGGCCCCGGCAAGGACGGCAGCCGCGGCGGGCGTACGAGTCCGCGCCGCGCGGCCGTCAGCCGCCGTATCGGCTGGACGGTCGCCGCGCTGGCCGTGCTCGTGCTGGCCGCCCTGCTCAGCCTGGCGCTGGGCAGCCGCCCCGTCGCCCCCGCCCAGGTCTGGGACGCGCTGCTGCACGGCGGCCACAGCAACGACGCCGAGGTCATCCGCACCATGCGGGCGCCGCGCACGCTGATCGGCGTCATGGTCGGGGCCGCGCTCGGGCTCGCGGGCGCGGTGATGCAGGGCCTCACTCGGAACCCGATCGCGGAGCCGGGCATCCTCGGGATCAGCCAGGGGGCGTCGGTCGGCGTCGTGCTGGCGATCGCGTTCGCGGGGGTGCACACGCTGTCGGGCTACGTGTGGTTCGCGTTCCTGGGCGCGGGTGTGGCGGCGGTCGCCGCGTACGCCATCGCCGCGCGCGGCCGGGGCGGCGCCACCCCGGTGAAGCTCGCGCTGTCGGGCGCCGCGATCAACGCGCTGCTGGCGTCCGTCATCGCCGCGGTCCTGACGACGCGGGCGGCGGCGCTGGACGAGTTCCGGTTCTGGCAGGTCGGTTCGCTGTCGGGGCGTGACACCGAAGTGGCAGGGCAGATATGGCCGTTCCTGCTGGCGGGCGTGCTGCTGGTGCTCGCCGTGTCGCGCGGCCTGGACGCGCTGGCGCTGGGCGAGGACGTGGCGAAGGGGCTGGGCCAGAACATCGCCGTCGTACGGATCGTCGGCGGGCTGGGCGCGACCGTGCTGACCGGCGTCGGGGTCGCCGCCGCCGGACCGATCGCGTTCGTCGGGCTGGCCGTGCCGCACCTCGCGCGGGCCCTCGTCGGCAACGACCACCGCTGGCTGCTGCCGATGGCGGCGCTGCTGGGGCCTGTTGTGCTGCTGGTGTCCGATGTCGTCGGGCGGTTGATCTTCCCGCCGGGCGAGGTGCCGGCCGGGGTGATGACCTCGCTGATCGGCGTCCCGTTCCTGATCGCCCTCGTACGGCGGAAGTCGGTGGCCGCATGA
- a CDS encoding FecCD family ABC transporter permease: MTSVHTSKRPAASATVRTRPATVRTRPTGYAVVRRPRASFLVHRRAAAVAGVLAVLLFAAVVANLTLGESTVPPVEVVKVMLGQPSPDELVVGTLRMPRMVVGLMVGAALGVAGALIQTVARNPLASPDIIGVTHGAAAATVGAMTFGLTSYAVLPYVSVAGGLAAAALVYVFAWRGGLHATRFVLIGIGVAVALRSVTQLFLTKGDYLVAQQAKVWMTGSLNGRGWDQAAPLGWALLALLPFVLWAARAQREVGLDDDTATALGVRLGRSRLVLVGTGVMLAALATGAAGPVDFVALLAPQVARRLTRTAQIPLLSSALLGAFIVTLGDLLARKLFSPTELPVGVLTAAIGAPYLIFLIIRSRTGAKA, translated from the coding sequence ATGACGAGCGTCCATACGAGCAAGCGCCCCGCCGCGTCGGCCACCGTACGGACGCGTCCCGCCACCGTACGGACGCGTCCCACCGGGTACGCCGTCGTACGGCGCCCCCGCGCCTCGTTCCTCGTGCACCGGCGGGCCGCCGCCGTCGCCGGGGTGCTGGCCGTGCTCCTCTTCGCCGCCGTCGTGGCGAACCTCACCCTCGGCGAGAGCACCGTCCCGCCCGTCGAGGTCGTCAAGGTGATGCTCGGGCAGCCGTCGCCGGACGAACTCGTCGTCGGGACGCTGCGGATGCCGCGGATGGTCGTCGGGCTGATGGTCGGCGCCGCGCTCGGCGTCGCGGGCGCGCTGATCCAGACCGTCGCCCGCAACCCGCTCGCCAGCCCCGACATCATCGGCGTCACGCACGGCGCGGCGGCGGCGACGGTCGGCGCGATGACGTTCGGGCTGACCTCGTACGCGGTCCTGCCGTACGTCTCCGTCGCGGGCGGACTGGCGGCGGCGGCGCTGGTCTACGTGTTCGCGTGGCGCGGCGGACTGCACGCGACGCGCTTCGTCCTGATCGGCATCGGTGTGGCCGTCGCGCTCCGCTCGGTCACGCAGCTGTTCCTCACCAAGGGCGACTACCTGGTGGCGCAGCAGGCCAAGGTGTGGATGACCGGTTCGCTGAACGGTCGCGGCTGGGACCAGGCCGCGCCCCTGGGCTGGGCGCTGCTGGCGCTGCTCCCGTTCGTGCTGTGGGCGGCGCGCGCGCAGCGCGAGGTCGGACTGGACGACGACACGGCGACCGCACTCGGCGTACGGCTCGGCCGCAGCCGTCTCGTCCTCGTCGGCACCGGCGTGATGCTCGCGGCGCTGGCCACCGGCGCGGCCGGGCCCGTCGACTTCGTGGCGCTGCTGGCGCCGCAGGTGGCGCGGCGGCTCACGCGTACCGCGCAGATCCCGCTGCTGTCGTCCGCGCTGCTCGGCGCGTTCATCGTGACGCTCGGCGATCTGCTCGCACGGAAGCTGTTCTCGCCCACCGAGCTGCCCGTAGGGGTGCTGACGGCGGCGATCGGCGCCCCGTACCTGATCTTCCTCATCATCCGCAGCCGTACCGGAGCGAAGGCATGA
- a CDS encoding ABC transporter ATP-binding protein, with amino-acid sequence MTRTDPTAAAPASAAPAPSSPAPSSSVRLAARDLTLAYDDRAVVEGLDLEVPDGQVTVVVGPNACGKSTTLRALGRLLKPRRGSVLLDGQELARIPTRKIAQAVGLLPQTPVAPEAITVADLVSRGRQPHQHWWQQWSEADERAVVDAMDRTDVTALAERPVDELSGGQRQRVWLAMALAQETDLLLLDEPTTYLDIAHQVEVLDLVRQLAAPNAAGERGRTVVMVLHDLNQAARYADHLVAMQQGRIAAQGSPGDIVTAELVSEVFGLESVVVPDPVTGSPLVVPGAPWRAAPARRDGTADAQDRTADASSAAAPAADAPSDDSPAPGDSPVPDGDDDASGTASGDGSVPQAPTPPPAPASTRKGPS; translated from the coding sequence ATGACCCGAACCGACCCGACCGCCGCCGCGCCCGCCTCCGCCGCGCCCGCTCCTTCCTCGCCCGCTCCTTCCTCGTCCGTACGGCTGGCGGCGCGCGATCTGACGCTGGCCTACGACGACCGCGCCGTGGTCGAAGGGCTGGACCTCGAGGTGCCGGACGGTCAGGTCACCGTCGTCGTCGGCCCCAATGCCTGCGGCAAGTCGACCACCCTGCGCGCCCTCGGGCGGCTGCTCAAGCCGCGGCGCGGCTCGGTGCTGCTCGACGGCCAGGAGCTGGCCCGCATCCCCACCCGCAAGATCGCGCAGGCCGTCGGGCTGCTGCCGCAGACGCCCGTCGCACCCGAGGCGATCACCGTGGCGGACCTCGTCTCGCGCGGCCGCCAGCCGCACCAGCACTGGTGGCAGCAGTGGTCGGAGGCGGACGAGCGTGCCGTCGTGGATGCGATGGACCGTACAGACGTCACCGCGCTCGCCGAACGCCCCGTGGACGAGCTGTCCGGCGGCCAACGGCAGCGCGTATGGCTGGCGATGGCGCTCGCGCAGGAGACCGACCTGCTGCTGCTGGACGAGCCGACGACGTACCTGGACATCGCGCACCAGGTGGAAGTGCTGGATCTCGTACGGCAGTTGGCGGCACCGAACGCCGCGGGCGAGCGCGGCCGTACGGTCGTGATGGTCCTCCACGACCTCAACCAGGCCGCCCGTTACGCCGATCACCTCGTGGCCATGCAGCAGGGGCGGATCGCCGCGCAGGGCAGCCCGGGCGACATCGTGACGGCGGAGCTGGTGAGCGAGGTGTTCGGGCTGGAGTCGGTGGTCGTGCCCGACCCGGTGACGGGCAGCCCGCTCGTGGTGCCGGGCGCGCCGTGGCGGGCGGCGCCTGCCAGGCGGGACGGTACGGCTGACGCCCAGGACCGTACTGCCGACGCTTCCTCTGCGGCGGCTCCCGCTGCCGACGCTCCCTCCGACGACTCCCCCGCGCCCGGCGATTCCCCCGTGCCCGACGGCGACGACGACGCGTCCGGCACCGCATCAGGCGACGGTTCCGTCCCCCAGGCCCCCACGCCGCCCCCCGCTCCCGCCAGCACCCGAAAGGGACCCTCATGA
- a CDS encoding ABC transporter substrate-binding protein, producing the protein MTYPRRRSALAVTAATTATLTAALGLTACGSDSDSGKAEGGTHVVKTYKGDVKVPDNPERVVVLDTAELDSAITLGVKPVGATKADVGTDFLGYLPDSKVKGIENVGNIAQPNLEKIAALDPDLILTNGSRDEKNYDKLKEIAPTVMTETTGLPWKENFKVHADALGKKEEARKVVAAYDKHAGEVTEALGGAERAKSLKTNVIRFVEGADLRIYGDGSYIGTVLEDAGLGRPPIVDKATELDGLMLEVSPEQVDKVDTDVLFYTSYGDQSKSGESKATDNGLWKNMKAVKNGTAHRVNDELWIQGIGYTAANKILDEMAKLLAK; encoded by the coding sequence ATGACGTATCCGCGCCGCCGCTCCGCGCTCGCCGTCACCGCGGCCACGACCGCCACCCTCACCGCCGCGCTCGGACTGACCGCGTGCGGTTCCGACTCCGACTCGGGGAAGGCCGAGGGCGGCACCCACGTCGTCAAGACGTACAAGGGCGACGTGAAGGTGCCGGACAACCCCGAGCGCGTGGTCGTGCTCGACACCGCCGAGCTGGACTCGGCGATCACCCTCGGCGTCAAGCCCGTCGGCGCCACCAAGGCCGACGTCGGCACCGACTTCCTCGGCTATCTGCCGGACTCGAAGGTCAAGGGCATCGAGAACGTCGGCAACATCGCACAGCCCAACCTGGAGAAGATCGCGGCGCTCGATCCGGATCTGATCCTCACCAACGGTTCGCGGGACGAGAAGAACTACGACAAGCTCAAGGAGATCGCCCCCACCGTCATGACCGAGACCACCGGCCTGCCCTGGAAGGAGAACTTCAAGGTGCACGCCGACGCGCTCGGCAAGAAGGAGGAGGCGCGGAAGGTCGTCGCTGCCTACGACAAGCACGCCGGCGAGGTCACCGAGGCCCTGGGCGGCGCGGAGCGGGCCAAGTCCCTGAAGACGAACGTGATCCGCTTCGTCGAGGGCGCCGACCTGCGCATCTACGGCGACGGCAGCTACATCGGCACGGTGCTCGAGGACGCCGGTCTCGGCCGCCCGCCGATCGTGGACAAGGCCACCGAACTCGACGGCCTGATGCTCGAGGTCAGCCCCGAACAGGTCGACAAGGTCGACACGGACGTCCTCTTCTACACCTCGTACGGCGACCAGTCGAAGTCCGGCGAGTCCAAGGCCACGGACAACGGGCTGTGGAAGAACATGAAGGCGGTCAAGAACGGCACGGCGCACCGCGTGAACGACGAGCTCTGGATCCAGGGCATCGGCTACACGGCGGCGAACAAGATCCTGGACGAGATGGCGAAGCTGCTGGCGAAGTAG
- a CDS encoding DUF1772 domain-containing protein: MTTTPRISRPSLRTGALFLATLTTGLTAGVFVDWSNTIMPGLGTVDDRTFVTASRALDDAIRNPLFLGVEFTGALLLTGLATVLHLRPEHRPVLRWVVVALVCYLVAVVTTFAVHEPLNEKVRTAGEFDTGAEFAAMRAQLDESRWAAWNAVRAVATTFAFGCLAWALVLHCRFAPRTAS; the protein is encoded by the coding sequence ATGACCACTACACCGCGCATTTCCCGCCCCTCCCTGAGAACCGGGGCCCTGTTCCTCGCCACCCTGACGACCGGGCTGACGGCGGGCGTTTTCGTGGACTGGTCGAACACGATCATGCCGGGACTGGGCACCGTCGACGACCGCACCTTCGTCACGGCCTCCCGGGCGCTCGACGACGCGATCCGCAACCCCCTGTTCCTCGGGGTGGAGTTCACGGGCGCGCTGCTGCTCACGGGCCTGGCCACCGTCCTCCACCTCCGTCCGGAGCACCGCCCCGTACTGCGGTGGGTCGTGGTGGCGCTGGTGTGTTACCTGGTGGCGGTCGTGACCACGTTCGCCGTGCACGAGCCGCTGAACGAGAAGGTCAGGACGGCCGGGGAGTTCGACACCGGCGCCGAGTTCGCCGCGATGCGCGCACAGCTCGACGAATCGCGGTGGGCCGCCTGGAACGCCGTACGGGCTGTGGCGACGACCTTCGCGTTCGGCTGCCTCGCGTGGGCACTCGTGCTCCACTGCCGGTTTGCGCCCCGTACGGCGAGCTGA